Proteins from a genomic interval of Psychrobacter fulvigenes:
- the folC gene encoding bifunctional tetrahydrofolate synthase/dihydrofolate synthase: protein MSASAPSDLVNNNIANNSPHSEATLTEWLDYMQQIHVSAIDMGLSRVLPVAEYLGVVQSAQEDTYVFTVAGTNGKGSTTAVINELCQAAGYKTALYQSPHLSVFNERVRINGEMVSDQTLIDAFNKVEAARLECELTLSFFEMTTLAALLIFAEAECDVWVLEVGLGGRLDVVNIIDPDMAVITNIGIDHVDWLGDNVEQIGAEKAGILRDGITLVYGAADMPDSVQQLIKHHQATCYQVGQDFSYRAQDTQTWQYSNAAITLSLPRPALSLMNTANALSAVLASPLKIDTAAIEQALGTVKLAGRFDYREVAKRHWLFDVAHNEQGVDFLLAQLLPLWQAHSKRQQSKLPESSAPQATIKMLFSMLGDKDIAMVIQRLMAAGLPITDWYIAEIDHPRAASAEQLQTALAKQVTDISIHTHQNLQQATYAVINDSAPQDLIVVCGSFHTIGEALAALEVS from the coding sequence ATGTCTGCATCGGCACCTTCTGATCTGGTTAATAATAATATTGCTAATAATAGTCCTCATAGTGAAGCCACCCTAACTGAATGGCTGGATTATATGCAGCAGATTCATGTCTCAGCGATAGATATGGGGCTGTCACGAGTACTGCCAGTCGCTGAATATTTGGGTGTGGTGCAGTCTGCTCAGGAAGATACCTATGTGTTTACCGTAGCAGGGACCAATGGCAAAGGCTCAACGACTGCTGTTATCAATGAGTTGTGCCAAGCAGCTGGCTACAAGACGGCGTTATATCAGTCACCGCATCTCAGTGTGTTTAATGAGCGCGTGCGTATTAATGGTGAGATGGTCAGTGATCAGACGCTGATAGATGCTTTTAATAAGGTGGAAGCGGCGCGACTAGAGTGTGAATTAACGTTATCGTTTTTTGAGATGACTACACTTGCTGCGTTATTGATATTTGCGGAAGCAGAGTGTGATGTTTGGGTGTTAGAGGTGGGGCTAGGTGGTCGCCTCGATGTAGTGAATATCATAGATCCAGATATGGCTGTCATCACTAATATTGGCATCGATCACGTAGATTGGTTGGGTGATAATGTTGAACAGATTGGTGCAGAAAAGGCCGGTATCTTACGTGACGGTATTACCCTAGTCTATGGGGCAGCTGATATGCCAGATAGCGTACAGCAGCTTATTAAGCATCATCAGGCGACTTGCTATCAGGTAGGACAGGATTTTAGTTATCGGGCACAGGACACGCAGACATGGCAGTATAGTAATGCCGCCATTACCTTGAGCTTGCCGCGCCCCGCGCTGTCACTTATGAATACCGCTAACGCCCTGTCTGCAGTGCTGGCAAGCCCACTGAAGATTGATACTGCCGCTATTGAGCAAGCACTAGGTACTGTAAAGCTAGCAGGTCGCTTTGATTATCGTGAGGTTGCCAAGCGCCATTGGCTATTTGATGTAGCACATAATGAGCAAGGGGTGGATTTTTTATTGGCACAATTACTGCCATTATGGCAAGCGCATAGCAAGCGTCAGCAGTCTAAATTGCCTGAATCGTCTGCACCTCAAGCGACTATCAAGATGCTGTTCTCTATGTTAGGTGATAAAGACATTGCGATGGTTATACAGCGTTTGATGGCTGCTGGTTTGCCGATTACAGACTGGTATATTGCAGAGATTGACCATCCACGAGCAGCAAGTGCTGAGCAGCTGCAAACGGCACTGGCTAAGCAGGTGACAGATATCTCTATACACACCCATCAAAATCTACAGCAGGCAACTTACGCTGTGATTAATGACAGCGCACCTCAAGACTTGATAGTCGTTTGTGGATCTTTTCATACGATTGGCGAGGCACTTGCAGCACTTGAAGTATCGTAG
- a CDS encoding roadblock/LC7 domain-containing protein: MNDKLFQTNSSRLKPSELFVVTSKEVLHDLVHSTSGIDGVLLASTDGFEVSSIFQKEYDAGKLSAVGSSILALVQALTNEAQLTGCRSVILDAQDGKIMISAVPNKNQPMIVIVVTKQQVLLGQIMHGMNKAINRLVALDQQNNEK; encoded by the coding sequence ATGAATGACAAACTGTTTCAGACGAATTCAAGTCGTCTTAAGCCTTCAGAGCTCTTTGTAGTGACATCAAAAGAGGTGCTCCATGATTTGGTGCATAGCACCAGTGGTATTGATGGGGTGTTACTTGCTTCAACAGATGGTTTTGAGGTCAGCTCTATTTTTCAAAAAGAATATGATGCAGGTAAGTTATCTGCCGTCGGCAGCTCGATTTTGGCGCTGGTTCAGGCATTAACCAATGAGGCACAGCTCACTGGTTGTCGTTCTGTGATCTTGGATGCGCAAGACGGTAAGATTATGATCAGTGCTGTCCCTAATAAAAACCAGCCGATGATTGTCATCGTCGTGACCAAGCAACAAGTACTATTAGGGCAGATCATGCACGGTATGAATAAAGCGATTAATCGGTTGGTGGCGCTAGATCAACAGAATAACGAAAAATAA
- a CDS encoding DUF1853 family protein, with protein MTEPTARPSPDLIQANTVNTAPWERYRRPYVRDLAYVLACPTVLTKWVDFAPHELTQAVTVHHSSFWHMQYEAYRARLIELENTSAYQELTRYLLARPSPNRLGFHFEGLLSFWLEDGFAKKLHPYEILASNVQLFRGKQTAGELDLVLYNHQDSRTEHWELAIKFFMGSAPFEPINWVGINSRDNLQRKMTHMQIKQFCALRVDTKDHGQVKIDKRFAVIKGRFFLPMNCADFHYPDWLEPEFPMHRWLAASNNQGDNGNDNQYRDNQHTQHECLAERLSDVTAFRRAHYIEWFTQRRFYNKNDNIIKAAPALATLQQGLYFVKSTAQPSFNQHNTPYPNSYADYEPVVILRTDAHTGQTK; from the coding sequence ATGACCGAGCCAACTGCTCGTCCGTCTCCTGATCTCATACAGGCTAACACTGTAAATACCGCTCCGTGGGAGCGCTATCGACGCCCTTATGTGCGCGATTTGGCTTATGTATTAGCATGCCCCACTGTCTTGACTAAGTGGGTAGACTTTGCGCCGCATGAGCTTACACAAGCCGTGACAGTCCATCATAGCAGCTTTTGGCATATGCAATACGAGGCTTACCGCGCGCGCCTAATTGAGTTAGAGAACACCTCTGCTTATCAAGAGCTGACCCGCTACTTACTTGCACGTCCCAGTCCCAATCGCTTGGGCTTTCATTTTGAAGGATTATTGTCTTTTTGGCTAGAAGACGGCTTTGCGAAAAAACTACATCCGTATGAGATATTGGCAAGTAATGTGCAATTGTTTCGCGGCAAGCAAACTGCTGGTGAGCTAGATTTGGTTTTATACAATCATCAAGACAGTCGCACCGAGCATTGGGAATTAGCCATCAAATTCTTTATGGGATCAGCACCTTTTGAGCCTATCAATTGGGTGGGTATCAACTCTAGGGACAACCTGCAGCGCAAAATGACACACATGCAGATCAAGCAGTTTTGCGCACTACGAGTAGATACCAAAGATCATGGACAAGTAAAGATCGATAAGCGTTTTGCGGTGATAAAGGGGCGATTCTTTTTGCCCATGAACTGCGCTGACTTTCATTATCCTGATTGGCTTGAACCTGAATTTCCTATGCATCGATGGCTAGCAGCATCCAATAATCAGGGCGACAATGGTAACGATAATCAATATCGCGATAATCAACACACGCAGCATGAATGCCTCGCTGAGCGGTTATCTGATGTGACGGCCTTTCGCCGTGCTCACTATATAGAATGGTTCACTCAGCGGCGCTTTTATAATAAAAATGACAATATCATCAAAGCAGCACCCGCTTTGGCAACACTGCAACAAGGTTTGTACTTTGTCAAATCAACTGCACAGCCTTCTTTTAATCAGCACAATACACCCTATCCAAATTCTTACGCAGATTATGAGCCTGTTGTCATCTTGCGAACTGACGCCCATACTGGTCAAACTAAATAA
- a CDS encoding cryptochrome/photolyase family protein, whose translation MSKQTATTDSNNSQDNNSNNQDNDSSTSQPHYLMWFRRDLRLHDNTALAALCERANADNAQVSAIYFLTPEQWQAHDTSLLQVDHIVRTLPILAKDLQAQLNITLSVQVCPSFADCVDALSALCEENNVSLVIANHEYEGNEIDRDEQLSKQLAKADIEFVRWHDQCILPPQSITTNDGDSMYQVFTPFYKKWQHTLDVSALQMHDAAAVSNNKAQLKASKASAATINDIENLVQDTVSDYQKTLQDTGLLAHIDMGAQLDYARTAYPAGEDAACQRLEDFIADDIDHYDVSRDVPSLQATSQLSAYLTIGSISPRLCYLQAAKAQEKLHGNDGDNDDINRWISELAWRDFYRHVLVDKPALIRHKAYKEETDTKINWSYDKDDFEKWCTGMTGVPLVDAAMRCLNATGFMHNRLRMVTAMFLTKDLLIDWRLGERYFMLQLIDGDFASNNGGWQWSASTGTDAAPYFRIMNPFSQGKTHDPEAVFIKTWLPELKDIPASILHSEDKMRKALAKGGKLAKTDYPVPMVEHKAARQLAIAEFKK comes from the coding sequence ATGTCTAAACAGACAGCTACAACTGACAGTAATAATAGCCAAGATAATAACAGCAATAACCAAGACAACGATAGTAGCACAAGCCAGCCGCATTACTTAATGTGGTTCCGTCGTGATTTGCGCCTACATGATAATACGGCATTGGCGGCACTTTGTGAACGGGCGAACGCAGATAATGCGCAAGTCAGCGCTATATACTTCCTCACGCCAGAGCAGTGGCAAGCGCATGATACTTCACTGCTACAGGTCGATCACATCGTTCGTACTTTGCCGATACTGGCGAAGGATTTGCAAGCGCAGTTGAATATTACCTTGAGTGTACAGGTCTGCCCCAGTTTTGCTGATTGTGTCGATGCGCTCAGCGCATTATGTGAGGAGAATAATGTCAGCCTTGTCATAGCCAATCATGAGTACGAGGGCAATGAGATTGACCGTGATGAACAACTCAGCAAACAACTGGCAAAAGCCGATATCGAGTTTGTCCGCTGGCATGACCAGTGCATTTTGCCACCGCAAAGCATCACCACCAATGATGGCGACAGCATGTATCAAGTATTTACCCCGTTTTATAAAAAATGGCAGCATACCTTAGATGTCAGCGCTTTGCAAATGCATGACGCAGCAGCGGTAAGCAATAACAAAGCCCAGCTAAAAGCCTCAAAAGCCAGTGCTGCTACTATCAACGATATAGAAAACCTGGTTCAAGACACGGTCAGCGACTATCAAAAGACCTTACAAGACACTGGATTGTTAGCACATATCGATATGGGTGCACAGCTTGATTACGCTCGGACAGCGTATCCTGCGGGTGAAGATGCCGCTTGCCAGCGTTTAGAGGATTTTATCGCTGACGATATTGATCACTACGATGTCAGTCGCGATGTGCCCAGTCTACAAGCAACCAGTCAGCTCTCAGCCTATCTTACCATTGGCTCAATCAGCCCCAGACTTTGCTACCTACAAGCAGCGAAAGCGCAAGAAAAGCTACATGGTAATGATGGCGACAATGATGATATCAATCGCTGGATAAGCGAGCTGGCGTGGCGTGATTTTTATCGTCATGTCTTAGTAGATAAGCCAGCACTTATTCGCCACAAGGCTTATAAGGAAGAAACAGACACCAAGATTAATTGGTCCTATGACAAGGATGATTTTGAGAAATGGTGTACTGGCATGACGGGCGTGCCGTTAGTCGATGCGGCGATGCGCTGTCTCAATGCGACAGGCTTTATGCATAATCGCCTACGCATGGTTACGGCGATGTTTTTGACCAAGGATTTACTGATTGATTGGCGCTTAGGCGAGCGTTATTTTATGCTGCAGCTGATAGACGGTGATTTTGCGTCTAACAACGGTGGCTGGCAATGGAGCGCATCCACAGGCACGGACGCTGCCCCTTACTTCCGTATTATGAATCCCTTTAGCCAAGGCAAAACTCATGACCCAGAGGCCGTATTCATCAAGACTTGGCTGCCTGAGCTAAAGGACATTCCTGCTAGCATCCTGCACAGCGAGGACAAAATGCGTAAAGCACTAGCAAAGGGTGGCAAACTTGCCAAAACTGACTACCCTGTACCGATGGTCGAGCACAAAGCAGCGCGGCAACTGGCCATTGCAGAATTTAAAAAATAA
- a CDS encoding DUF2726 domain-containing protein, whose protein sequence is MSFGVVFLVLAVGFLGLITLPKLLAVSGRSTEPDPQPVRGDDLAIWPFEPMPIMTDTEVIFFHKLKNALPEYHIFVQVQLSRVIQSNSDEASERSFWFNRICRQSVDYVIVDNDAQTTLVAIELDDWTHSSKTRQKADDKKDKALASAGIPIVRFHAERLPSADMLRYELMQVIETY, encoded by the coding sequence ATGTCGTTTGGCGTTGTTTTTTTGGTATTAGCCGTCGGTTTTTTAGGGCTAATTACATTACCAAAGTTATTGGCAGTATCTGGTAGGAGTACCGAGCCTGACCCGCAGCCAGTGCGTGGTGATGATTTGGCTATCTGGCCTTTTGAGCCGATGCCCATCATGACAGATACGGAAGTCATATTTTTTCACAAGCTCAAAAATGCGCTACCAGAATATCATATATTTGTCCAAGTTCAGCTCTCACGCGTTATCCAAAGCAATAGCGACGAGGCTTCTGAGCGTAGCTTTTGGTTCAACCGTATTTGCCGTCAAAGTGTCGATTATGTGATCGTCGATAATGATGCACAGACAACCTTAGTCGCTATTGAGCTTGATGATTGGACTCACAGTAGTAAAACTCGCCAAAAAGCCGATGATAAAAAAGACAAAGCACTCGCCAGTGCTGGCATACCTATTGTGCGGTTTCATGCCGAGCGCTTACCCAGTGCTGATATGCTCAGATATGAGCTGATGCAAGTGATAGAAACTTACTAG
- a CDS encoding monooxygenase has product MKYLLQIDFPYSGPFGDEFFTAMKELAEDIATEEGLVSKIWTENEETQEAGGIYVFDNLDDANRYLAKHTQRLESFGFTDIKAKTFKINEELSKITKASV; this is encoded by the coding sequence ATGAAATACCTTTTGCAGATCGACTTTCCATATAGTGGACCTTTTGGTGATGAGTTCTTTACAGCGATGAAAGAGCTGGCAGAAGATATCGCAACAGAAGAAGGTCTGGTCTCAAAAATATGGACAGAGAATGAAGAGACTCAAGAAGCGGGTGGTATTTATGTTTTTGATAACTTAGACGATGCCAATAGATATTTAGCAAAACACACTCAAAGACTAGAGTCTTTTGGATTTACCGATATCAAAGCAAAAACCTTCAAAATCAATGAAGAGCTCAGCAAGATTACTAAAGCGTCTGTTTAA
- a CDS encoding SPOR and LysM peptidoglycan-binding domain-containing protein has product MNFSRQALLGIGMIIGGSVMLYAMVQQIGSGDGQTAAPAIVDQTSTQQAVSAPLTTDIDTEKRILAQKQKERAARVAEQEKRAQEFLAEQESAEAQALAKARAENQQYRANMTSTGGDEDSPEAAQNAIATPAVQPRTDTEVTATNVADSNSAAQAEKKAQEAAAQAQAKKQPEAEAKKLAEAKKQEEAKKQAEADAKKKAEAQKKAEEQAAAEQKKQAEVKAAAEAAKSAPPTAPIDYDVKRGDGLLRLARQYNVPVAALAQANDLSPSASLQLGQTLTIPSRKQVERLEREAAAAEEKRKKEAEQAKKSAEAKREAQQKLREARQEVKQTDAKGDFGVQVALAGNQASADEVAKKFKSAGYQVKTSATSRGVRVIVGPERGKVAALALKDKINTDPKVNTTGAWVLYWR; this is encoded by the coding sequence ATGAATTTTTCGAGACAAGCCTTATTGGGCATCGGGATGATTATAGGTGGTAGCGTGATGCTATACGCTATGGTACAGCAAATTGGTTCTGGTGATGGCCAAACGGCAGCGCCTGCCATCGTCGATCAAACCTCTACTCAGCAAGCAGTAAGCGCACCATTGACCACAGATATTGATACAGAAAAACGTATATTGGCGCAAAAACAAAAAGAGCGTGCAGCGCGTGTTGCTGAGCAAGAGAAGCGGGCACAGGAGTTTTTGGCAGAGCAAGAAAGCGCTGAAGCGCAAGCATTGGCCAAAGCTCGGGCGGAGAATCAGCAATATAGAGCAAATATGACATCTACAGGCGGCGATGAAGACAGTCCAGAAGCCGCACAGAATGCTATTGCCACGCCAGCAGTCCAACCACGAACAGATACTGAGGTGACTGCTACCAATGTCGCCGATAGCAATAGCGCTGCCCAAGCTGAGAAAAAAGCACAGGAAGCTGCTGCACAAGCGCAAGCAAAAAAACAGCCTGAAGCTGAGGCCAAAAAGCTAGCAGAGGCTAAGAAACAAGAAGAAGCCAAAAAACAAGCTGAGGCAGACGCTAAGAAAAAAGCCGAAGCTCAGAAAAAGGCAGAAGAGCAGGCCGCAGCCGAACAGAAAAAACAGGCTGAAGTAAAAGCAGCAGCTGAAGCTGCAAAAAGCGCTCCACCGACAGCACCGATCGACTATGATGTTAAGCGCGGTGATGGTTTGTTAAGGTTAGCACGCCAGTACAACGTACCAGTTGCAGCGTTAGCACAAGCCAATGATTTATCACCTTCAGCCTCCCTACAGTTAGGTCAAACTCTGACCATTCCTTCACGTAAGCAAGTTGAGCGTTTAGAGCGTGAAGCGGCGGCAGCCGAGGAAAAAAGGAAAAAGGAAGCGGAGCAGGCGAAAAAGTCAGCTGAAGCAAAACGAGAAGCGCAGCAAAAGCTACGTGAAGCACGTCAAGAAGTAAAGCAAACGGATGCCAAAGGCGACTTTGGTGTACAAGTTGCCTTAGCAGGCAATCAGGCGTCTGCTGACGAGGTGGCGAAGAAGTTTAAGTCAGCGGGCTATCAAGTCAAAACCAGTGCTACCAGTCGCGGCGTACGTGTCATCGTTGGCCCTGAGCGCGGTAAGGTTGCTGCGTTAGCCCTGAAGGATAAGATCAATACTGACCCTAAAGTGAATACCACTGGCGCTTGGGTACTATACTGGCGTTGA
- the trpA gene encoding tryptophan synthase subunit alpha, which produces MTRIESTFETLKAQNKKALIPYVMAGDPTPDNFVGLLHDLVKHGADMIEVGLPFSDPMADGPTVALAGERALAAGTSTRDALNMVAEFRKQDTQTPIILMGYLNPVEIIGYDNFVALCEQSGVDGILMVDLPPAEAGSFTQHLTEHAMNEIFLLSPTTLPERREQVLTHCGGFIYYVSLKGVTGSATLNTDDVATHVQAIKAETDLPVCVGFGIRDAASAKAIGQHADGIIVGSALVQNFADIDAKDVAAVATAQKKIMAKMDELRDALDSLCA; this is translated from the coding sequence ATGACCCGAATTGAAAGCACATTTGAAACCTTGAAAGCCCAAAATAAAAAAGCCCTGATTCCTTATGTGATGGCAGGCGATCCAACCCCTGATAACTTTGTCGGCCTGCTACATGACTTAGTCAAACACGGCGCAGATATGATTGAAGTGGGTTTGCCATTCTCTGATCCCATGGCAGATGGTCCAACCGTTGCATTGGCTGGCGAGCGTGCATTAGCCGCAGGTACCAGTACGCGTGATGCGCTAAATATGGTTGCAGAGTTCCGCAAGCAAGATACGCAAACGCCAATTATTCTAATGGGTTACCTCAATCCTGTTGAAATCATCGGTTATGATAACTTTGTCGCTTTATGTGAGCAGTCAGGCGTTGATGGCATATTGATGGTTGATTTGCCGCCAGCAGAGGCAGGTAGCTTTACTCAGCATTTAACTGAGCATGCGATGAACGAGATTTTCTTATTGTCACCGACCACTTTGCCTGAACGCCGTGAGCAAGTATTGACGCATTGTGGTGGCTTTATCTATTACGTGTCACTCAAAGGGGTGACAGGCTCGGCAACGCTCAATACTGATGATGTCGCGACCCATGTGCAAGCCATCAAAGCAGAGACAGACTTGCCAGTATGTGTGGGCTTTGGTATTCGTGATGCAGCATCAGCCAAAGCGATTGGTCAGCATGCGGACGGTATTATTGTGGGTAGTGCGTTGGTACAAAATTTTGCCGATATAGATGCCAAAGATGTCGCTGCGGTCGCGACCGCTCAGAAAAAGATAATGGCTAAGATGGATGAGTTACGAGATGCACTCGATAGCTTGTGCGCTTAA
- the trpB gene encoding tryptophan synthase subunit beta, which produces MSNVTSKAPSATVQSINTFTNPTDVQDFNQYPDARGHFGVHGGRFVSETLMAALEELETLYTKVKADPAFWEEYHNDLVNYVGRPTPLYHAKRLSDEIGGAQIYFKREDLNHTGAHKVNNTIGQALLAKMCGKKRIIAETGAGQHGVATATIAARLGLECIIYMGADDVERQKMNVYRMRLLGATVVAVTSGSRTLKDAMNEAMRDWVTNVDSTYYIIGTVAGPHPYPLLVRDFQAIIGKEARIQHLEKTGKLPDALVACVGGGSNAIGLFFDFLNDTEVKMYGVEATGDGIESGRHSAPLAAGRIGVLHGNRTYLMADDEGQIQETHSISAGLDYPGAGPEHSFLKDMKRVEYVGCTDKESLEAFHEATRKEGIIPALESAHAVAYALKLAKTMTPEQSIIVNMSGRGDKDLHSVMKAEGIEL; this is translated from the coding sequence ATGAGTAATGTCACAAGCAAAGCACCCTCTGCGACTGTACAATCTATCAACACCTTTACCAACCCAACAGACGTGCAAGACTTTAACCAATATCCCGATGCGCGCGGACATTTTGGTGTCCATGGCGGCCGTTTTGTCTCTGAAACGCTGATGGCCGCCTTAGAAGAGCTGGAGACGCTATATACCAAAGTAAAAGCCGATCCTGCATTTTGGGAAGAGTATCACAATGATTTGGTCAATTATGTTGGTCGTCCAACCCCGCTATACCATGCCAAGCGTTTGAGTGATGAGATAGGCGGCGCGCAGATTTACTTTAAACGTGAAGACTTAAACCACACTGGCGCGCACAAAGTTAACAACACCATCGGACAGGCACTGCTTGCCAAGATGTGTGGTAAAAAACGCATCATCGCTGAGACCGGCGCAGGGCAACATGGCGTGGCGACGGCAACGATTGCCGCACGCCTAGGTCTAGAATGCATTATTTATATGGGTGCGGATGATGTCGAGCGCCAAAAGATGAACGTTTACCGTATGCGCCTACTTGGTGCAACGGTAGTTGCTGTCACCTCAGGCTCACGCACGCTAAAAGATGCAATGAATGAAGCCATGCGTGATTGGGTGACCAATGTGGACAGCACTTATTACATCATCGGTACGGTTGCAGGCCCGCATCCTTATCCGTTACTGGTACGTGACTTCCAAGCGATCATTGGCAAGGAAGCACGTATCCAACATTTAGAAAAAACGGGCAAGCTGCCTGATGCTCTGGTTGCTTGTGTTGGCGGTGGCTCGAACGCTATTGGTCTGTTTTTTGATTTCCTCAATGATACAGAAGTCAAAATGTATGGTGTGGAAGCGACAGGTGACGGTATTGAGTCAGGTCGTCATTCGGCGCCATTGGCCGCTGGTCGTATCGGCGTCCTACACGGTAATCGTACCTACCTGATGGCGGACGATGAAGGCCAAATTCAAGAGACGCACTCTATCTCAGCGGGACTTGATTATCCTGGTGCCGGTCCTGAGCACAGTTTCTTAAAAGATATGAAGCGTGTTGAGTATGTTGGTTGTACCGATAAAGAGTCGTTGGAAGCCTTCCATGAAGCCACGCGCAAAGAAGGTATTATCCCTGCATTAGAGTCTGCTCACGCGGTTGCCTACGCGCTTAAGCTTGCGAAGACCATGACCCCTGAGCAAAGCATTATCGTCAATATGTCAGGTCGCGGTGATAAGGATCTGCATTCAGTGATGAAGGCGGAAGGGATTGAGTTGTAA
- the accD gene encoding acetyl-CoA carboxylase, carboxyltransferase subunit beta codes for MTDTIKKPDTPNAGASCVLKESAADPTRHSWFERPVPGIKQQLTAPLTAVETEPSTECTSCHSMITNTALIFNCYICPHCDHHMPMSARERLQWFLDQVDGELGQEFSAKDPLKFVDSKPYPDRMLEAQTKTNETEALLVMYGKLRNLDVVACAFDFRFMGGSMGSVVGDRFVQAAETALERKIPLVCFAASGGARMQEGLLSLMQMARTAAAVERLRIAGVPYIVVLTNPVYGGVTASLAMLGDIHLAEPKAMIGFAGKRVIEQTVRETLQEPFQRAEFLLEHGVVDEVVHRHQLVDTTYRLLAKLCGQPNVDA; via the coding sequence ATGACTGATACGATAAAAAAACCCGATACTCCAAACGCTGGTGCCTCATGTGTTCTCAAAGAAAGTGCCGCTGATCCGACGCGTCATTCATGGTTTGAGCGCCCAGTACCAGGCATCAAGCAGCAATTGACGGCGCCGCTAACGGCGGTAGAGACTGAGCCATCAACCGAGTGTACGAGCTGTCACTCGATGATTACCAATACGGCGCTGATCTTTAACTGTTATATTTGCCCACATTGTGATCATCATATGCCAATGTCTGCGCGTGAGCGTTTACAATGGTTTTTGGATCAAGTAGATGGTGAGCTTGGGCAGGAATTTAGTGCCAAGGATCCGCTCAAGTTTGTCGATAGCAAGCCTTATCCAGATCGGATGCTTGAAGCACAAACCAAAACCAATGAAACAGAAGCCTTGCTCGTCATGTATGGCAAGCTGCGCAACCTTGATGTGGTCGCCTGTGCTTTTGACTTCCGCTTTATGGGTGGTTCAATGGGTTCAGTGGTTGGCGATCGCTTCGTGCAAGCAGCTGAAACAGCGCTAGAGAGAAAAATACCCTTGGTATGTTTTGCGGCATCTGGTGGTGCTCGTATGCAAGAAGGCTTGCTGTCGTTGATGCAGATGGCACGTACCGCAGCAGCAGTCGAGCGTTTGAGAATTGCTGGTGTACCTTATATTGTGGTGCTGACCAACCCTGTCTATGGCGGCGTGACAGCATCACTTGCTATGCTTGGTGATATTCATTTGGCAGAGCCAAAAGCGATGATTGGCTTCGCTGGTAAGCGCGTTATTGAGCAGACAGTACGGGAAACGCTACAAGAGCCATTCCAACGTGCCGAGTTTTTATTAGAGCATGGGGTAGTGGATGAAGTCGTCCATCGCCATCAGCTGGTAGATACGACCTATCGACTACTGGCCAAGCTGTGCGGTCAGCCAAACGTTGATGCCTAG
- a CDS encoding phosphoribosylanthranilate isomerase translates to MHVKFCGFTRLSDVNTAAQLGVDAVGLVFYPPSPRAVTLVQAQTLSAALPAFVSVVALVVNMPEDELIELANNVAFDIIQFHGDETPEQCQQLASVVNKRWMKALRINAEQDTVESVHACIDSFAAAGASSILLDAYHQHKYGGTGVRFDWSLIPHHSSLPIILAGGLDADNVAATLDLPIYGVDVSGGIEIDKGKKDADKMRAFMKAVKRDRWQNETVTDAI, encoded by the coding sequence ATGCACGTTAAGTTTTGCGGCTTTACCCGGCTTAGTGATGTCAATACAGCTGCCCAGCTGGGTGTCGATGCGGTTGGTTTGGTGTTTTATCCGCCAAGTCCACGTGCTGTGACGCTAGTACAGGCACAGACATTAAGTGCGGCCTTGCCTGCTTTTGTCAGTGTCGTGGCGTTAGTGGTCAATATGCCTGAAGATGAGCTGATCGAACTGGCAAATAACGTCGCTTTTGATATCATTCAATTCCACGGTGATGAAACGCCTGAGCAGTGCCAGCAGCTGGCAAGCGTGGTCAATAAACGCTGGATGAAAGCGTTACGTATCAATGCTGAGCAAGATACAGTAGAGAGCGTGCATGCATGTATAGATAGCTTTGCCGCAGCAGGGGCGAGTAGTATTTTGCTCGATGCCTATCATCAGCATAAATATGGCGGTACGGGCGTGCGCTTTGACTGGAGCCTTATTCCTCATCACAGCTCTTTGCCGATTATCTTAGCGGGCGGACTGGATGCCGACAATGTCGCTGCCACGCTTGATTTACCTATTTATGGCGTCGATGTCAGCGGTGGCATTGAAATTGATAAAGGTAAAAAAGACGCTGATAAGATGCGTGCCTTTATGAAAGCCGTAAAGCGTGACCGATGGCAAAACGAGACGGTCACTGACGCTATCTAA